From a region of the Haematobia irritans isolate KBUSLIRL chromosome 4, ASM5000362v1, whole genome shotgun sequence genome:
- the LOC142234914 gene encoding uncharacterized protein LOC142234914: MELSFEQQIAHFDFDILISMQRPPYTPESQFVLLNFTSINGCEFLALKNQVVLMNLIRKSLDRYSNIPSQCPFQPQISYYVRNYRWDMEQMPAFYVEAPIHIEFSYIFEKITRVEGRIQAKLELKSNKKLVPQV, encoded by the coding sequence atggaattgtcatTCGAACAACAAATCGCCCATtttgattttgatattttgattaGTATGCAACGGCCACCCTATACTCCAGAATCACAATTTGTCCTACTGAATTTCACTTCGATCAATGGTTGTGAATTTCTTGCATTGAAAAATCAAGTTGTCCTTATGAATTTGATACGTAAATCACTGGATCGCTATAGTAATATACCCAGTCAATGTCCCTTCCAGCCACAGATATCATATTATGTTCGTAATTATCGTTGGGATATGGAACAAATGCCGGCCTTCTATGTGGAAGCTCCCATTCACATAGAGTTCTCCTATATATTTGAGAAAATCACTCGAGTTGAAGGTAGAATTCAGGCTAAATTGGAATTGAAATCAAATAAGAAATTAGTGCCGCAAGTATAA